A region from the Halomonas piscis genome encodes:
- a CDS encoding site-specific integrase, which translates to MGNSSKTPAYLIRSRHGIWYFRIVVPTYAQQRIGKKVIKRSLRTRSKREAILKASSLLIEASELIGRALPDAQLNGSSPLASLPESHLASSQNIVIPHAPAKRLSEVLEGYRQQQRLEGVSLKTLDDKQAVVDLLIRIVGDLPITDYTIETVKQFRDTVLQLPPLATRTLTQKPHLTLDMLIETADKTISITTYNNYVKNLVTVFEHAVAMELITRNPFSGMKIKLKRKVNSYRDEFTEEEIGRIFFEVKQQEGWKYWIPHLGYYGAFRLNEICQLYKEDVKIIDGIACIHVRERKPDQRLKNHSAERVIPIHHDLLKMGFVEYVSSLPDQSRVFNLRWSEKHGYSATPSKWFGRLRDKLGIEQRGRGKKDFHSFRHTIANELKQKGVSENQIGGVLGHTTGGITNTRYGKEYEPDVLKSAIGLIRSID; encoded by the coding sequence GTGGGAAATTCTTCTAAAACGCCTGCCTACCTTATCCGCTCGCGCCATGGCATCTGGTACTTTCGCATCGTCGTACCTACCTATGCTCAGCAGCGTATCGGCAAGAAGGTCATCAAGCGATCCTTGCGGACACGCTCAAAGCGTGAAGCTATCCTGAAGGCCTCCAGCTTGCTGATAGAAGCGTCCGAACTGATCGGTCGTGCTCTCCCTGATGCCCAGCTCAACGGCTCTAGCCCCCTCGCGAGCCTGCCCGAGAGCCATCTGGCATCGTCCCAGAATATCGTTATTCCTCATGCTCCAGCGAAACGCCTTTCCGAGGTTCTAGAAGGTTACAGGCAGCAACAAAGGCTCGAAGGTGTCTCATTGAAGACGCTGGATGATAAACAAGCCGTCGTTGACCTACTCATTCGTATCGTTGGTGACCTTCCTATCACTGACTACACCATTGAGACTGTCAAGCAGTTCAGAGATACGGTTCTGCAGCTCCCTCCGCTTGCAACGCGAACACTGACACAAAAGCCCCACCTGACGCTTGATATGCTTATCGAGACGGCTGACAAGACGATCTCGATAACGACTTATAACAATTATGTTAAGAACCTTGTGACCGTCTTCGAGCATGCTGTCGCCATGGAGTTGATCACCAGAAATCCATTTTCAGGGATGAAGATCAAGCTCAAGCGTAAAGTGAATAGTTATCGAGATGAGTTCACTGAAGAGGAAATTGGAAGAATTTTCTTTGAAGTCAAACAGCAAGAGGGGTGGAAGTATTGGATTCCTCACCTTGGCTACTATGGTGCATTTCGCCTCAATGAGATATGCCAGCTTTACAAAGAAGATGTGAAGATCATTGATGGCATTGCCTGTATTCATGTCCGAGAGAGAAAACCAGACCAGAGACTAAAGAATCATTCAGCTGAACGCGTGATACCGATTCATCACGACCTTTTAAAGATGGGGTTTGTCGAGTATGTATCTTCTTTGCCGGATCAGTCCCGTGTTTTTAATCTGAGGTGGAGCGAAAAGCATGGGTACTCTGCGACTCCCTCTAAGTGGTTTGGTCGTCTGCGGGATAAGCTTGGTATAGAACAAAGAGGAAGGGGTAAGAAGGATTTTCATAGTTTTCGTCATACGATAGCTAATGAACTGAAGCAAAAAGGAGTTTCAGAGAATCAAATTGGTGGGGTGTTAGGGCATACCACTGGCGGAATTACAAATACGCGATATGGAAAAGAATACGAGCCTGATGTTCTAAAGTCGGCGATAGGGTTGATAAGAAGTATTGATTGA
- a CDS encoding choline ABC transporter substrate-binding protein produces the protein MSFSAPSSLRWVAALTLAAGVPTTALAQQCDTVRFAEVGWTDITATTALTTEVLEGLGYDTRVDTVSVPIAYSGMKNNDFDVFLGNWMPTMATISDRYVDGGSVERLEANLEGAKYTLAVPQYVHDAGVTSVTDLADHSDKFDSRIHGIEAGNDGNQMIQDMIDDGAYGLDGWQLVDSSEAGMLSELKARTPKEKWMVFLGWEPHPMNSNFDMAYLSGADDYFGPDFGGATVYTNARAGYVDECPNVGTLLDNLEFTLEMENRLMASIMDEGENPRDAAHAYLKANDEVLDDWLDGVTTVDGEPGAPAVRAALDLPGE, from the coding sequence ATGAGCTTCTCTGCCCCCTCATCCTTGCGCTGGGTCGCCGCCCTGACGCTCGCCGCCGGCGTGCCGACAACGGCGCTGGCTCAGCAGTGCGACACCGTGCGCTTTGCCGAAGTCGGCTGGACCGACATTACCGCCACCACCGCGCTTACCACCGAAGTGCTGGAAGGGCTGGGCTATGACACCCGGGTGGATACCGTGTCCGTGCCGATTGCCTACTCGGGCATGAAGAACAACGACTTCGACGTGTTTTTGGGCAACTGGATGCCGACCATGGCCACCATCAGCGACCGCTACGTCGACGGCGGCAGCGTCGAGCGGCTGGAGGCCAACCTTGAAGGCGCCAAGTACACCCTGGCCGTGCCCCAGTACGTGCATGACGCCGGCGTGACGTCGGTAACCGACCTGGCCGACCATTCGGACAAGTTCGACTCCCGCATCCACGGCATCGAGGCCGGCAACGACGGCAACCAGATGATCCAGGACATGATCGACGATGGCGCCTACGGCCTGGACGGCTGGCAGCTGGTGGACTCCAGCGAAGCGGGCATGCTTTCCGAGCTCAAGGCGCGCACGCCCAAGGAAAAGTGGATGGTGTTTCTGGGCTGGGAGCCGCACCCGATGAACTCCAACTTCGACATGGCCTACCTGTCCGGCGCCGATGACTATTTCGGCCCTGACTTCGGCGGCGCCACGGTGTACACCAACGCTCGCGCCGGCTACGTGGACGAGTGTCCCAACGTTGGTACGCTGCTGGATAACCTTGAGTTCACCCTGGAAATGGAAAACCGGCTGATGGCCAGCATCATGGACGAGGGCGAAAATCCCCGGGACGCTGCCCATGCCTACCTGAAGGCCAACGACGAGGTGCTCGACGACTGGCTTGACGGCGTGACCACCGTGGACGGCGAACCGGGCGCGCCTGCCGTACGCGCCGCGCTGGACTTGCCCGGCGAATAA
- the betI gene encoding transcriptional regulator BetI, translating into MPKVGIEPLRRRQLISATMSAIDEVGLADATILRIARRAGVSAGIISHYFGGKDGLLEATMRQILTDLGNAVGEHRRELDDSSPRACLGAVIEGNFDRTQVTGPAAKTWLAFWTSSMHKPDLARLQNVNDRRLYANLCFHFSRVMPRAEARDAARGLAAMIDGLWLRGALTPEGLDAEGARRLAFACLDQLLAQHGDAATSPSAATGETYGS; encoded by the coding sequence GTGCCCAAGGTAGGTATCGAGCCGCTACGCCGCCGGCAGCTGATCAGCGCCACCATGAGCGCCATTGACGAAGTGGGGCTCGCCGACGCCACCATCCTGCGCATCGCCCGCCGAGCGGGGGTATCCGCGGGCATCATCAGCCACTATTTCGGCGGCAAGGACGGCCTTCTGGAAGCCACCATGCGCCAGATCCTCACCGATCTGGGCAACGCCGTGGGCGAGCACCGGCGCGAGCTTGACGACAGCTCCCCCCGGGCCTGCCTCGGCGCGGTGATCGAGGGCAACTTCGACCGCACCCAGGTCACCGGCCCTGCCGCCAAGACCTGGCTGGCGTTCTGGACGAGCAGCATGCACAAGCCCGATCTGGCGCGGCTGCAAAACGTCAACGATCGCCGACTGTACGCCAACCTGTGCTTTCATTTCTCCCGGGTAATGCCCCGGGCCGAAGCGCGGGACGCCGCTCGCGGCCTGGCGGCAATGATCGACGGCCTCTGGCTGCGCGGCGCGCTCACCCCCGAAGGGCTCGACGCCGAAGGCGCTCGGCGCCTGGCCTTTGCCTGCCTTGACCAGCTGTTGGCCCAACACGGCGACGCAGCGACTTCCCCGTCCGCCGCCACAGGAGAGACTTATGGTTCATGA